The region AACATTGTCATACAACCAAGATGAAGtgaggtggtgtgtgctctgcaatcatcccagaCTCTTACAATttgaaccaaaagtacctgaaatataaaccgaaaaccgtaagtacaaatattaatgaattccccaaaataccatataacatacgtaataaacacatattgggcctctgCCCTTaattgggccccgcccaacatcgatCTGGTGTCAAATAGGTGTAGAGGCATTAACATTCACCGACTTATATGGAGGATCGCCCAAATATGACCATCTTacgattaataataatatcttgtTTTTCAAGGTTCAACTTCCCGCCCGCCCAAACAaaatttagttgtttatatgttcGTCTATGCTTTTGATCAGTTTGGTGTCTTTAAATCggttctcgaaaccttaaaatGCAAAGGCTTATAAACAATTTGCCACCGTATCATACTTGTCTAGGCATGAATTGTGGGTTGATGCACCATCAAAACGAAACATAAACTAGCCTAAAACGGACACttagacaaaataaaataattgaaaattaaaTATGGAATTTGCCTgtgaatattataagaataagacACCATACCGTGAAAACAATTTTCTAATCAATGACGTCCATTCTAactttttcatttcttctaacaaAACTTTTGCCAAGTCTTCGAATTAAAGTCCTCCATATCATTAGCCTAATATTAAATATCATAGCTTTAATCAACCTCAACAGTCTGCATGCATGCCGTGGTTCAAACTATATGAGAAAAAAAAACTGGAAGCACATATCTTTCCTTGACTTTTATTCCTTCGTTGACTTTTGACTCAGATGGTATTATTGACATCTTCAGAACTTGTAATTATAAAAGTAATAGCTCGTCCTTAACAAGAAGCACATATCTGAATTACGTATTCCTGAACATTCAACAAAAAGTTAAACAACGTACATTACCTGAAAACAATTTCATATTATCTATGCGGCAGTTTTCTTTTTGAATCGCGGAATCGATATATTATAACGAAATCAACTGCATCTTAGATTCTATTTGACTATTCCATTAGAAAACAGATTGCCAGGTCATATTTTACTATTTCAGCTCAATATGCTTAGATCAGCAATTAAGGATGTTGACTAAAGAATGCTGTTTTTGTGGATGCTTATTGAGTTATTTCAATTTAGCTttacaaacacatacatacatacatacataaatgcatgcatacatacatatataacttAAGTTTAGGATAACATAATTTGCTTTTAACACGTACGCCACTTATGATCTTATTAATGAATTTCATTTAATTAAAACCTTTTTAGAATTCAAATCACCAAGGTCCTTCTAGGGTCGGTTTTTCTAACTCCATTTGAGTTctcattaaatattaattataaccCGATATGAAGTCATCATCCTCTCTATTctttataaattaataagaaaatgcCATATATAGATCTGAGTCACCAAATTATCGTATATTTTGTAATTAGTGTTTTCATTATTTCCTCCGTTGACTTTTGATTCAAAGGGTATTATTGAAATTTTCGAACTTGTAATTACTTATGAATGGTCGTCGTTAACAGGAAGCACATATCTTAAACACTTTTGAAAATTAAATGAGTATATTTGACGAGATTAATACCTAAAAAACTTTACTATCCAGACCGCAATTTTCTTGTTGAAAACATGAAATGGAATCTACGTTAACTAATCAAGTGTATCATGATAGATATATAGAGAGCGGAATTGACTATTCCGTTAGGAATCAGAATGTGAGGTCGCAATTTACCATTTCAACTCAATGTGTTTAGGTCAGCATTGACTAAAGAATTTTGTTTTGTGAATCGTTATGTGAATTTAGTTTAAACACACagacacacagacacacacaacaTATAGTATAATGTAAAATTAAGGATAATTTATTTAGCTTTTAATTAGTTTGAAGACGCCACTTACGATCATAATCAATTTCCATTTAAAACCTTTTGATAAATTCTAATCAGCAAGCTGCTTCTAGGTTTTTTCTAACCCCATTTGAATTCACCATTTTTATATCCCGTTTTTGAAGTCAACTGTATGCCCtatatatagtgtttataaataaGACACTGGCATCGATATTCAAACCAATCAAATTAAGATGAAGAAGTACTCTCAAATACGCTCCTGTGTCTTCCTTCTGGTTCTTTGTCTTTCCTTTTCTAACTCATGGGCAAACTTATCTTCCCTTGTTGATGTTACACCAGGTACGGAAAATTTCATAAGTTGCATACAGCCCAAATCCAACAATGTCACCTCCTTCTCTCAGCAGCTCATTATCACACCTGTCAATGCTTCTTTCATTCCCATTTGGCAAGTCGCAGTGCAAAACACTAGGTTCCTTAAACCCTCGACTCCTAAACCATCAATCATCGTGACACCTGTGGATGAAACACTTGTCCAAAAGGCTCTATTCTGCGCAAAGAAACATGGGTACGAGATGAGGATCAGGAGTGGGGGCCATGACTATGAAGGCCTATCATACACTGCTGATGTTCCCTTTGTTATGCTTGATTTCACCAACATGAGGTCTATAGACGTGGACGTAGCTAACAGGAGCGCATGGGTCCAGCCAGGTGCTGTGCTTGGTGAACTCTATTACAGTATTTCTCAGAAGACCGACACCTTGTATTTCCCGGCAGGTGTTTGCCCCACGGTGGGTGTTGGCGGGTACATGGGCGGTGGTGGCTACGGAAACCTACTGAGGAAATATGGTACTGCTGCTGATAATGTTGTGGACGTTCGCTTTATGGATGTCAATGGAAATATTCTTGACAGGAAGTCCATGGGTAAGGATTTGTTTTGGGCAATACGAGGAGGTGGTGCTTCCAGTTTTGGAATCGTTCTCGCATGGAAGCTCAGGTTGGTTCCGGTTCCAGAAAAAGTAACTGTATTCATACTGAATAAAACTTTGGAAGAAGGGGCAACCAAAATTTTCCATAAATATCAATACGTTGCGCCAACTATTGATAGAAATCTACACATAAGAACTCAGGTGTTTGCCGAATATATTGGCAACACCACCAAGAAAACCATACGGATTATGTTCGAAGGAATTTATCAGGGCACAAGTGACACATTGCTTCCGTTGCTGGACGAAAAATTTCCTGAGCTCGGTGTTAGACGAGAGATTTGTGAAGAAATTAGAAGCATCCAATCGACCGTTGTGTTTTGGGGCCTGCCAAGCTCCACCCCAATTGAGATCCTCACGAACCGGTCTGCTATAGCCAAGCTGAACAATAAAAGCAAATCAGACTATGTCCGGACACCAATTCCCATACGCGGTCTAAGAAAGATATGGAGAAAGCTCATGCAAAACGACGGATCGGCACTTCTCATGATCAATCCTTTTGGCGGAAGGATGGCTGATTACTCAGAGTCAGCAATTCCATATCCTCATAGAGCTGGGGTGTTGTTACAGATTCTCAAGACTGTTAATTTTAACGGTCAAACTTCAGACACGACCCCTACATCGCTCAAGAGAATAATGTGGCTTCGAAGCTTGGACGAGTTATTGACGCCTTATGTCTCAAAGAACCCAAGAGAAGCATATTCCAACTACAATGATCTAGATTTGGGTGTTGGAAGTTCTAATTATGAAGAAGCCAGTCTTTGGGGTGAGAGGTACCGGAAAAGGGACAATTTTCAGAAGTTGATTCGAATCAAGGCCAAAGTTGATCCGGATAATTTCTTCCCGCGTCCACAAAGTATCCCTGTTTTCTAACACCTCTCTCTCTACACGCGGCACCTTTTTCTTGAGAAAGGCTCCAAATTAGGGTCTTACttctattgtttttttttaataaactaccAATAAGTCTAACGTACTCATAATATCGCTCTGttttaaaagaatatctaaaattaATTGTTAAATGATTGTAATTTTTATATGAATTGGTTATGATTTATTCTAATCGATGCATTGTTTGGTTATTATATTTCTTGGTTATACTTTGTGTTGATGAATAAATTTGATATAATTAATTCTTAAGACGTCTTCGATAATTTCTAATTTTGGCTTGGGTTTAAGTTGGATGATGGAAACTATCCTGTGTTGGAACTCGTATGGTTGATAAAACTTATTGTATAAGTACTTGTTGGTGTAATTGTATATTGTATGGAATATATCATAAGGGAACTACATATATGTAATGTTATATGAGGGGTCAAGAAATGACGAATATTAGTGTAGTTCTTTGTCCAGTCGCAATACCTTGTTGCTAGCCGCTCCAAGTACAACAACATACTCAAACCTTGTTTCTAGAAGCTCCAAGTACAATTACATACTCAAGAACTTGGGGTTAAGAATGGGGATGAATAGTTATACGGTATATGACCATT is a window of Lactuca sativa cultivar Salinas chromosome 1, Lsat_Salinas_v11, whole genome shotgun sequence DNA encoding:
- the LOC111909232 gene encoding tetrahydroberberine oxidase, which codes for MKKYSQIRSCVFLLVLCLSFSNSWANLSSLVDVTPGTENFISCIQPKSNNVTSFSQQLIITPVNASFIPIWQVAVQNTRFLKPSTPKPSIIVTPVDETLVQKALFCAKKHGYEMRIRSGGHDYEGLSYTADVPFVMLDFTNMRSIDVDVANRSAWVQPGAVLGELYYSISQKTDTLYFPAGVCPTVGVGGYMGGGGYGNLLRKYGTAADNVVDVRFMDVNGNILDRKSMGKDLFWAIRGGGASSFGIVLAWKLRLVPVPEKVTVFILNKTLEEGATKIFHKYQYVAPTIDRNLHIRTQVFAEYIGNTTKKTIRIMFEGIYQGTSDTLLPLLDEKFPELGVRREICEEIRSIQSTVVFWGLPSSTPIEILTNRSAIAKLNNKSKSDYVRTPIPIRGLRKIWRKLMQNDGSALLMINPFGGRMADYSESAIPYPHRAGVLLQILKTVNFNGQTSDTTPTSLKRIMWLRSLDELLTPYVSKNPREAYSNYNDLDLGVGSSNYEEASLWGERYRKRDNFQKLIRIKAKVDPDNFFPRPQSIPVF